AAGTGGATTACTGAGGAAAAGCAGAATCAAAATCACACACCCGCCTCTCCTGTGCAAACTCCTGCTCGACTAGATTGCTCACACCAAACTCTTCATCCATCTCCTCGAGGAGCTTGGCCTGTAGACAGacgaaaaaagaatgaaaaactgATCAATTCCAAGTGAGATCCAAAGCTAGTCATTTGTCTATTCTCTCTTTTCTAACCCTCTTCTCTGCCATCTCCTTCTCTTTGGCGAGTTTGCGACTCCTCTCCACCCAGGCTGCTGTGTCGTCTAGCCATGGCTCATCATCTCCAAGCACCTTCACCTTCCTGAAATCATACAAAGACAAACAGGCTGAACTATCAATTCAAATACATTCAGTGTGAATTACTATCTAACTAAATGGAATTGCAATATCAGTATTTTTTATCTGTTGCAGCCAGCGAAAATGTCCTACCCCAGTTTCTGATTGAGCAGGCGCTTCTCTTTAAGAGCAGCCAGTTTCTCTCGCATCTCTGCCTGCTGTTTGAGCTGGACTGGATTAATGGTCTCAGCCACGAGGGGCTCCTCCTTAGTTCCTGCCTCTGAGAAAAAACATAGAACAATCAGAAATTTAGAATCATTGCTTCAAATAAGATGTCAAAGCCCTGGTTGGTACAGAAGTCCTTTCagcgtggagtttgcattttctccctttgTCAGCATGGGTTGTTACTGTTGCTCAAGTTTTATGTATTCAAGATTATAAATTGTCCCTCGTGTGACTTGTGTATAAGAATTGTAACAGGTTCTGGCCATGAATATAGCCATATTTGCTAGAAtgttaaagctgtttggacagacatatgtgcatgtatggtgtatagactgtcatattggggtgatataagcacacccagtgctttttttttcaatttaacaacataaaaaaacgatggaccaattggagctgttttcaaatcgaccgctacttgacgtaggagtgcggtccccccgcccaccaatattgattgacaggcacgtcatcatatcctcagtttgttaattcacgtccgccattttcagcgcgagtcgaagcgatatcactaaaggaacaccctagctctatttttagatgcagggctcattgggctcaacacaagagcaatattctccacattatcgctctaatcagaactattggttgtatctttaggtaggtttgcaaacatgtgtacttctcattgagtctaccttatacttcagccgtttgcatttctcgcgatcccagaagctccctgtgatcttaactagcatgcgttttagaattctaaacataggtttctatcagagtacactcaagttgacggctgggcgccgcggaccgctgcagaaacctatgtttagaattcaaaaatgcatggcgcgacgattcgggacactttatGCTTCTGGTGCGCCGTGTTCTGtgtagtttctgtgtacaagctcggcacttgaaagtAGCACAcatttggctgtaaaactgtacaaggacacaaatgattttgtactctctgcttggtctgtgtccgagtcgtacatgtacgactgaatggtgatcctctcactccttctccgtctgcctgtctgactctgttgcaaacgcagagcgggtgagctcatggccccgccccttgttacgttggcaggaagccgaaactaatctacatgtgaagcaacacacccataaatcagcgaactgtggacacgcccccaacatgacactttttaacacattataataaaaaatctgaattgtgttttgaactgaacctaaactggcacactcagaagaaccataatattaatattaaatcataaaaaaacgaggtaaactatgttccctttaagaagaaaatgaataaatcatagGTATGCAATCGGAGTGTTCTCATATATGACCATAGAGCACAAAACCTAATGTCTTAGGACTTTTTTTACCAAAACGTCTCATGTAAaatgggtatatttttggcaaaagACTGAAGTAAAAAATTATAGATGTttctttaatgccaaaaatcatttgaTTATTAAGACCATGTTGAAGTTTCCTCCtgtaaatatcaaaatataatttttgataAGCAATGTGCATCACTAATTTGGACAACATCAAGGTcagtttgtcagttttttttttggaacccTCAGATTCTAAAATTTTATATAGttgtatcttggccaaatattgtcccTTCATCCTATCAAATAATACATCAATGAAAGGTTTAATTACTTATTCAGCTTTGATGTGATGCATAAATGCCAGTTTCACAATACTGACACTtatgttttgtggtccagggttccTATGTGCACTTTACAAGAATAAGGTTTAGAGTCAGTAagatatttataacattttttgcttcatgtgatccttcagaaatgtacctgatatgctgatttgctgcttacTTTCAATATTAAAATCTTTTCAAATACAGCATTTGATTATTAAAGTATTCCCAATGAATGACAATGCTTATTTCCTTTAAAAGTCAGCAAACTGCATTGTGAGCTGCATTACATGTCTGAGAAACATCTTTCTCTATGCACACTTTGGCCGTGTGAAACATCTAGAtggaatttattttaatgatttaaatttttattttattttaatgatttaaatttttatttaattttatgctttagagcTGAAACCAATATATTAAGGAATCTTTACATAACAAAGGCGGCACAGAAACCAAAGCCGAAAtggcataaaataatacaatcatGAATTTACACAGACCGTTTAATGCAGCATAGTGTCATTACACAATTATGAGCAGTCACAGACCCGCTTCAGATTTAGCTTTACACGCATTAGACTGTGTAAAGATGATTTTAGACACATAAGCTTTTTTTctaaatacagtggtcccttgccaTAACGCGGTTCACCTTTCATAGCTTCGCAGATTTTTTGTATGCAAtttcacatgcttttttttttttttgacagcgcattgtgttctgcgtcctgatttgCTGCTGACCATTGACAATCAATCTCCTCGGTGCAGTGTATCCTGTACAgcactgtttcccaaccctgttcctggaggcacaccaactgtacatattttggatgtctcccttttctgacccatttacttcaggttttggagtctcttctaatgttctgatgagttgattcagatgtgttcgattagggagaggttgaaaatgtgaactgttggggtgccttcaggaacagggttggaaaacactgctgtACAGCACAAAATgagttcagcttgccaaattgacagAAATCTTCGATCGCTCGCAATGCCGTACTGTATgcttgcaagttttctcccccaGAAAAACCCACAATGTCAATGAAACATTCTACACCATAAAAGGCACCCACGGTAGCACACAAAAGGAAGAAACATGCTAACCActgcacaaaaagttggacttctggacatgctaaaggaaggtagaagttttgcgagtgtttaaacaagagagaaaactgtgaaaatgttaaCACCTGTCTGAGAAAATAGTGTAGAGAGGGGTTTTACAGcaataaaacatctataataattgtaaaaaataaagtggaTTACTTTGCGGAGTTCATCTAgtgcaggttatttttagaacataactcTCTCGATTAAAGAGGGACCACTGCCTACATGCAAATAAAATGTACTATACTTTGGGTTTACTATATTGCACAGCTCTATTTTTaatacaaactattattttttttttgtctatttaataaatcaatgaaaCAATTATttctatcaaaataaaaataaacatcagtgTACAAAAAATACCTTTGACTAAGCAAATTCTTACCTTTCTTGTTTTCATTGAGATCAAGGGGTTTTAAACCAAGTTTGGCTCTCAGCTTACTGCAAAACAGTGAGTAATGGCATTCAGCAACACACATTTGCAAATATTGCATTGGTACTTTCATTGGAAAAGAAATGCAGCAATAACATACTTGGTCTCTTCGATGCTGAGTGAAGCATCACCACTTGCAGATTTAGGACCTGGCTCTGCAAGACAAAACAGCTGACATCAGTATCACTCAACGCAAAAACATCTATCAAaaccttaaagagatagttcacctaaatatgagaatataagcattctcaagtggttccaaacctttaagagtttcggTTAGAactcaaaagcagatattttgaagaatgttagaaaccggtaactattgacctccttattaggaaaaataaatactataggaAGTCTGCAGGTTtccaacttttttcaaaatatcttatgtaaaaaagaaactcaaagaggtgTGTGAAAAGTGATGACGgcagaatgttcagttttaagtgaactatcactttaaagatGAACACAATTACATGTAAAAATGTACAGAATGAAACATGAATGTCGTTTCGCATCGTAATCAGCAACCTCCCTGGAAAGAAAATTAGAAGGCAGCCAACATTTCTACAATACAAAACGTATTACAGTAAGCAGTTTTGggaaaatttaatttgaattattataataaaatcttAAGCCTGTCATTCTTCTTAGAAAAActcaaaaatatttcttaaaagtatggttcactcaaaaataaaaatttggcaTCTTTTACTTACTCTtcgcttgtttcaaacctttatgactttcttctgttaaacaaaaaagagaccttttgaagaaagctggaaacgtgtaaccattgatgTGTGAtgtgtaattgtttttcctactatggaagtcaacggttaaaggtttctagctttcttatatatctatatctatatataaataattatgtttaattgaagaaagaatctcaaaagtttgaaaccacttggagtaaattttcacattttcatgaacaatccctttaaaaagaagaaacacattttgttactttttttaaaaaatgactcaGGATTGTAATATATTAGTTTTACAAGTAACTTTAGCCAAGTAACAAGTAACTTTAGTCTTCTGCGACATGTTATATAAGACAGTATGCTGGGGAAAGCAATAGTTTCAAATAGTCAATTTAATGTCTATTTTCCTGCAGCAATGAGTTTGTCACTGATTGGACAGGAAGactatattgaggtaaagttggtttcatatgCTCATATTCGTTCATTTAACGGCCCTACATTGTTTACTATGCTAATTTGTGTTTActaactgcatttcgttgccttgtacgtgtacatgtgtaatgacaataaagttaaatctaatctaatttgaatattgtgtctgaaatcacatgcaagtatgactttaaaacaacattgttcacaatcgattaaatagtgctaatgttgtacCTTGATAGTCATTGACTCTTATGTGATTTCCCTATTCAGAATtgacaaataatacttttctgaaatgatattaaggagaaagtctgaatgtgcgaatagaAAACCaacttgaggtaaagttggtttcatattcgcACCTTCGGACTTCctcctttaaaatatatattttcagaaaagtatcTTTGCACTTTCTTAATAAGGAAATTACATTAGCAGTCAATGCCTATCAAAGAAAAACATTGTTCTCACAGTCCTttaaatagtgctgatgttgttttgaagtcaagtTCGACTGccatttcagagcgaatatttaAAGTTCAATAGTCACTGTGCCACAGGTCGTCTctattaaaaaatgaaagaatgtccgaatataaaaccaactttattgAATTAGGAAGACTGACCGGCGTTGTCCTCGAAAGCAGGATCGAGCTTCTCCTTCTTGACTCTTGGCTCCGCGTTGCTCTTCTCGGATTTGCCGCTTCGGTCTTTCTCCGCTCCCCGGCTGCTCCTCTCTCTGGAGCGGGATCTCTTTCTCTTCTCTCGGTCCCGGTCCTTCTCCTTATCTCGGTCCTTGTGTTTGTGCTTCTTGTGCTCACGGTGCCGCTCCTCAGGATCCCGGTCCTTCTCCTTTTCCTTGTGTTTCTTCGATGATCCCATGTTGGGTCTGTTTGCGGATTAAATGCTCTGTTTGTCTAAGGCACTTCTGTTGATAATAACTCGACGAACAGGTAAATGTTTACAGATAATTAACTGTGCGAACACATCATAGTATTGGGTACAACTTAAcgttatattatttcattatttcgtATGTAGTTGAGCAGCAAAATGTAAACACTAAACCAAAGCGACTTGCTCCACTGCAACAACACGATCGTATGATGAACGCGGTGATGTTCTGATAACTTCCGGGTTAAATGCCATAAAGAGGGATTTGCAGCCCCACCTAATGGTATGGAGAGTGTTGTTGGCTTTCGTTcgtaaatattttaatgttttaaaataatgaatgtgCTATAATGTGCTTAGTAATAGTCTAAGAAAATGTAGTTTTGTAGTTGTAATTTAACAATTTctcttatgaaaatgaataatgtTTGTATAAGTAACCATGTTTCGGCACAACAGTTACTATTTGTTGAATCCAGTTTTTCTACAACCACCATGAGTAAGCTAACCATGTGGCAAAATCCATGGTTAATTGGTGATTACTTTTAACTACAATAGTCAtgtgtgttcatttatttgtagTAATGGTTAATTTCTGTAAGACCACTAGCAGTGTGAAATCTAAACCTAGTGTACAAAAAATGCTTTGGTTGATTATTTTGAACAATCAGATTTTATCCTTCCAAATTATCTTAGTTTCATTAAAAATGTCTGTTATCATGGTCTTTAATTTACAAGCACAACTTTTCCCcacataattatataattttgcacaaaagagatttattgtacaaaaataagtgaatttactTTGATAATTGggcaaaatattatataatttatgttAGACAATTATTCAATAACAGAGGAGTGCCTTTTAAATATGAGGAATTTTTGTTCTATTACAAATATCCAATTACAGCTAAAGAATTTGCAATTGTTTTTGGAGCAATCCCCTCTGGGATATGCTTATGAAGGGATGGGACAATCAGTCTTCCCAGGTTGTGCCACAATGTGCTAAAAACTCTATGTCAGTGTGATAATCTCTTGTCCTAATGCTGTCTATTATTGGAACAGACATATATGTAATATTAACTGGAAAAGAGTATGGATTTTACCTCACAAATTCCTAATGCACAATAAAATCCATGAAGTGTCTCATAAAATAATACATAGGTGCTatcctacaaatatatatatatatatatatatatatatatatatatatatatatatatatatatatatatatatatatatatatatatatattttttttttttttttttttttttttttttacgaaggTTTATTTCTCCTTATTTTTCTCCTTTATTGCTCCTTCTGCGATCATCAAACTGAAGATCTGTCTCACCTTTTTTGGAATTGTGAATGTACCAACATTTTTTCGAAAAATGTTTTAAGTATATTTAGTGTTATAATCCCTCATGTTATGTTGAAATATGAAAATGATATTTAAGGATATAACCATCAGAATGAACattcaattttttatttgtttttatttaatcttattatatttacacaaatgtaaattttgtaAGCGTAaacctttttttcagatttctctTGAAGATCTAAATCTTTATATGTCTTTGATTTCTAAATCTACTAATAAGAAAGCTGTAAAAACTGTGAATCCCCTGCTGCCTGGCATGTAAtgtgaaataatgtaatgtaaatgtttcattatgttataataaaacaaacaaatgaaaaaaaggtCAGATTTTTAAAAGTTCTCTTCAGGGTTATGCATCTaacaataaattagcattttacatatattattattttatttttattacaaacatttgGCTTTAAATGCAGGCCCGTAGGCAGGGGGGGTTCGGATGATTTGAAAAACCCAaccccccactgacaaagtccagaatttgccTACTAGAGGAGCTCATCTGtcccattttttacagtatgccaTTAAAagttgtgaaaataaccaatagaagaagaCTTTAAGACAAATAGAATTTCTAATTATTCAAATAGACTAATTCTGACTGAGGATATAAGCTggcgggcagcacggtggcgcagtgggtagcacaattgcctcacagggcgaaccctggctgggtcagttggcatttctgtgtggagtttgcatgttctcctgtgtttgcgtgtgtttcctctgggtactccggtttcccccacagtccaaagacatgtggtacaggtgaattgaataagctaaattgaccgtagtgagtgtgaggttggtggttcattccactgtggcgacacttGATTAATATTGGGACTAAGCTGGAATAAAATCAACAGGCTACAGGCCTGCTTTAGTAGGCTACTACAACAATAGAAAGCCAATTGTTCAGTTTGCATTTGCAATTTAACAACACATATGGTGGTGGTGCGTTTTAAGACAGTGACAACATGGCGTCTGTATCTATGCAGAACTTATACTTAACAATGAACTTTTTATTATAAAGTAATTACTTAAAAAAGTACCTATCAACAAAATATTCTTTATGACCTAAACGTTTTTTTTCTCACCTCAGTTTGATCACAAATCATTGCTTGTGGCCTTGTGGAATAGTAAAGTGTGtagtaaaatgtgtgtaaaaataaaaaatagcaggGTATGTAATATTGCATGCgccctaaaataaaaatctccagtcttaaaattgttaacattttaaaaattgttttactCTGCTTTCTCACTGTGAAACAAGGTAGTAAACACAGTTGCAATCTGTATGTAGCAAACATCAAATAGGTTATTGTTGTTAGTGTTATAAGGATTATACAGGCACATTTACAGCATATAAAATCTGTTCCAATTGTTTGCTTTGGTAAAAACATAATCAGTGGAGGTTGTAGAcaataaacagcttttattccaaTATCTgactgtacataaataaataatatatatggtTCATTTGGCATGATTACAGACATATATTGGAAAGTGAAGATCACATTTTAATCAAACATGAACATGGTGATTTCCACTATTACTTTTAAACATACAGTACCATACACTGACAGAAAGTCATTCAAGGACAATGAAATCAGATATTAATGATAAGAGACGCAACACAATCAAGGTCTGATGTCATAAAATTGCTCTTAACAATTAAATTTCAGAAAACAGATCAATTTACAAACatacaaagaataaaataatcaaataaattctAGCAATTAAACTAATCAtgcattgtttattattgtttccaattattgttttgttgttgcaaTTCAGATTATGCCATCAACAACACCAGGCTATAATTAAGCCCACAAGGCCTAAACCAGATGACAATGTCTATAGGGTGTTCAGGCATCCAGTTTTATTAGAGAAGCAcctgaaaaaatataatcagcTTTTGTAGCAGTTCTTTCATAACAGTTGAAAAGAGGACATCTATGTGCCAAAAAATGGAACTGTAAATGCATATAGATCCCAAATATGCAAATAGCATGTCTAATAACAATAGGTTCTACAAACTCTAGAATAATAAAGTTTTGTTAAACATAAAACAGTAGCAAAGCTTTTTAAATACAATGTGGAATTATGTTAATGACATATTGTATCACTTCATTAGTGTTTGGATTGCAAacctttacatttatttaaaaaacaaaaagctatAGTTCACTATACATTCATCCATATGCATATTCATTGAACAAATGCTGttccaacaacaacaaattagTTTGAAGTTACCAATGTTATAAACATTATGACCATTTTAAGTTTGCCATCCTAATTTGATCTTATTAAAATGACCACTGCACACACAGCCCTGAGCACATCACAGATAAACTGGGCCTTTTATGCAAATGAACATGCCAAATTGGCATGAAAATACCTTgtggtaaaattaaaataacattgaacTCCATGTCCCCTCAGTATCATTTACCTTTATTTGAATTCTTGAACAAGCAGCCATGCTTCATGCTAGCACTCACGAGGGGGAACCTGGAGTTCCTTCCAAAGCGTTAACATTTCTTTTGGCGTGCGTCTATGCACGAGGAGAACATTATGATATGCACACGGCTTATCTCGCACATCCTCCGGAAGGTCAAAAGTGAGGAAACCTGAATGATGAGTGGGGGGCACCCCAAGTCTATGAAGGCACATTCCCAGGAAAACATCATCAATAGGAAACAAGCTGACCCAACGAGAAACCTCCTGCAGACGCATGGCCAAAGCACCACTATAAACTACACCACCGCCTCCTGGGTATGTAGGATATGTTCCCTTATAGAAGCTTTCAGGTATGTAATATTTAGTATTGGGCTGCCTATTGGGCCAGGCATTGGCAATAACATCCCCCACAACAAAATCAACCAGTCCTTTTGTTTTATTCCCACGTGTCTTTTCTACTCTAATTTGGTCTAGGTAATCCAGCAGAGCCTTAGTCCTAACAAAAACATCATCGTCTCCTTTGAAAATGAAGTGAACCTGAGAACAATGCTTTGAAAGCCAGTTCCAGAAGAGAACATCCTTCAGGGTGAGGTTAAAGAACGAGTCTTTGAAATCCCAAAGGAGGATGTCCTCGTGGGTGCTGCTCTCTAACTTCAACAGGGCACTCAAATCCGGATGAGGCCCTGTCTCAGTGTCCTGCCTTGCAAGCAGGAAGACGGTGCGTACAAGCCATCCTCGTCCTCCTCTACCCTCTTGAATAGGACCACTCTTTCCCCATGTCTCTCGGATGGCTTGCCTGTTTTCAAAGTTCCCTATTTGTGACTTAATCGCCATCAGAAGAAATGGTGTTTCAGAGTCCTGTCCTGCACACAGGTCAGGTTGGTCCACAAGGATAGCATAATGCCTGCAGTGCATGGACAGGACAAAATCCTTCATTTGATTAGGAAGGGTGTTAAAGTCGGGTAGGTGAGATGCCCAAGTCTTGTCTTGTTCACAGGCATAGGATTTTATTATCTCCTGGGGTTGATCTGCATCAAGACTTTGACTTGTGGACCATGTGCTGTTTCCTCTCAAAATGGGGTTGTGTTCTCTGTCCCAAATGTGCTGGAGGCGGTTCCATAGTGCCCCATCCTCCAGTCTGAGATTCCAGAAGGGACGGACTGGATGGGATGCAAGAGCCCCTGAGTTTGCAGAGGCTCCGGTGGCAATGAAATGGAGGGGCAGCTGTGGTACGGGAGGGGAGTAGGAGACGGCTACAAATACAGACACCATGATGTACACCAACAGGTGACTTACCATCACACAAGGCAAGAGACACAGACATAGCAGCTTTCCATTGCATCTGGAACGTGCCATGGACTAGGAGAGAATCGAAGACATTGAGGAGAACAGTAAATTATTATAAGTAAATTAATAGTTAAGAAGTACCATACATTTCTCAGAAATCTCATAAATGACAAGCTGTTTTTGTTAAAGTGAAATACTATGACTTCTGCCACTAGGAGTAAATCTCTGAAGAAGTCAGTCTCCATGGTTTTGCCTCGTGAGACTCGTTATGTGTACCTGACTGGGTAACGTCTACAGCATCCTACCACCCATGATATTTACATCATGTACTTTTAGACCACAACATTTACTCTTCTTATGGAAACACCTTATTTATAGCACAATTTCATTGGACAACCAAAGTACACTAATCTGGGAAGAAGGAAATATTCGGTTATCAGGAAAAAATATGTTCTACAGTGTGAACAATGTTCTAGATTTCAAGAGTACATAATTTTTCAGGCATAATACTTGCTGTAACTCAGAAATTAATTGAATGTACCCATTggatacataataaataataaacaagataagctacatttttatttttatcccactcattttttaattgatgtgtaaattactgtaaaacgaCTAAGATAATCTTATGTTACAAATTGTTTTGTGGAGAAATAGTTCACAATACCTTCAGATTAGAGGTTCAGCTTATCTGAACTGAACAAATTCCTGTCGCTTATCTGGAATTTTCTTTCCACACAGCTCCCATCCTTTCTTCACAAGTCCACACAGGTCCCTGGTGTTGGGTCATGATTGTTGCggtgctttccagaaatgtgtaaatattaaattctCAGTTTCTTGCATTATGTCCTGGTTCTGTCAGTGAAGTGTTGATATTAAACCATAGAGTAGATTGCCTCTCAACCTCATCACAGGTGCAGATACTAAATGGGAATATTTGCATGCCACAGGTGATTTGAAGAAGCACATAAACCCCACCTACCTACATTACACGTCAAGCCTTTTTGCATAATCTCTGTTTTACACCCACAAGCCTCCTTATATTTGTATAAAACGCAAATTGAGATTATATACCAGTTTCAACAACACTGTTGTTTGCTATACTTACAAAGTGTTGCTGGGGAACTTCTCCAGAGGGATTTAGTGAAACATGCTTTGAATCACAAAAAAATGAATCACATTTACAGTCTTTCTGATTCTCAGACTTACTGATAATTCGATCCAGGGAGGCAGGCTAGGTTGATGTATTCCTTTTGAAAAATAAGCATCTGTTCTTTGCTGCTACCTCTATGATGTAACCGACTAATTTGGGTAAGCTCCCAATTTCTGTTATTGAAAATACCAGCTAACATGTAGCTCGTGCTAACTATAAATTTATCGGCATGGCATGGAATGCTACAATGTGCAGATAAGGttctgggttcaaatcccggatgaGCTCATCAATTCTGTTATGAACTCTGGGGTAACTCCAGACTTGAATCTTATTGGCATATGGTAGCACTCCTGAAATGGCATTCAGCCAATACAATTTGAGGTAGCATCAGCTACATGTTAGCTAGAAATGCTGGGCAACATTCTTGATGACCCCAGAGGGATTTAGTGAAAAATGCTTTGAATCACGAAAGGTGAATAACATTTACAGTCTTTCTGATTCTCAGACTGATATTTCAACCCAGGGAGGCTGGCTGGGTTGATGTATTTCTTTTAGAAAGTA
The sequence above is drawn from the Danio aesculapii chromosome 21, fDanAes4.1, whole genome shotgun sequence genome and encodes:
- the si:dkey-175m17.6 gene encoding N-acetyllactosaminide beta-1,3-N-acetylglucosaminyltransferase 2 → MARSRCNGKLLCLCLLPCVMVSHLLVYIMVSVFVAVSYSPPVPQLPLHFIATGASANSGALASHPVRPFWNLRLEDGALWNRLQHIWDREHNPILRGNSTWSTSQSLDADQPQEIIKSYACEQDKTWASHLPDFNTLPNQMKDFVLSMHCRHYAILVDQPDLCAGQDSETPFLLMAIKSQIGNFENRQAIRETWGKSGPIQEGRGGRGWLVRTVFLLARQDTETGPHPDLSALLKLESSTHEDILLWDFKDSFFNLTLKDVLFWNWLSKHCSQVHFIFKGDDDVFVRTKALLDYLDQIRVEKTRGNKTKGLVDFVVGDVIANAWPNRQPNTKYYIPESFYKGTYPTYPGGGGVVYSGALAMRLQEVSRWVSLFPIDDVFLGMCLHRLGVPPTHHSGFLTFDLPEDVRDKPCAYHNVLLVHRRTPKEMLTLWKELQVPPREC